In one Acetobacter sp. genomic region, the following are encoded:
- a CDS encoding TadE/TadG family type IV pilus assembly protein, with translation MKSFHAFLRAREGVAAVEFALITPILLIMLIGGTALEEAVVVSRKVTGAAHALADVTTQYTSVADSDLTLALQASTLVLEPYPSSSAKMTVSEIMVASNGQSGTVVWSRALNTDPRTVGASVAIPAGSTTSTSGGTYLILGEISYNYTPRVANNIVPGITFYQSLFMVPRRSTSIPLGSSSN, from the coding sequence ATGAAGTCCTTCCATGCCTTTCTTCGTGCGCGGGAAGGCGTTGCAGCCGTTGAGTTTGCGCTTATTACACCCATTCTGCTGATCATGCTGATTGGCGGCACCGCGCTGGAAGAGGCTGTCGTGGTGTCGCGTAAGGTGACGGGCGCGGCGCACGCCCTTGCCGACGTGACGACTCAGTATACGTCTGTGGCGGATAGCGACCTGACTCTGGCCCTACAGGCTTCAACGCTGGTTCTGGAGCCATATCCGTCAAGCTCTGCCAAGATGACGGTTTCAGAAATCATGGTCGCGTCAAACGGACAATCAGGGACAGTGGTCTGGAGCCGTGCGCTCAATACCGACCCCCGGACAGTAGGGGCGAGTGTGGCGATCCCGGCCGGTTCCACCACCTCGACGTCTGGCGGCACATACCTGATTCTGGGTGAAATATCCTATAATTATACCCCGCGTGTCGCAAACAACATTGTGCCGGGCATCACATTCTACCAGAGTCTTTTCATGGTGCCGCGGCGTTCCACCTCCATCCCGCTGGGATCTTCATCCAACTGA
- a CDS encoding SDR family NAD(P)-dependent oxidoreductase yields the protein MTKATDFCETPRSGTRLPRAVVTGGSGGIGVPVVRGLLGLGYEVVVLSRRAPSLCDPHLSHIVCDLADTGDIERAGSAIVSAGAPIAVLVHCAGIIEPGAIDGLKADALQRQIAVNFTAPVFLTSLLLPLVRRGGHIAFVNSLAAVYPLPESSVYAAAKAALRSFALALTIEAKPRKISVSSIFPGAVDTPMLEQEMQSGGSVLNFVNPPATPESVAATVIRAVESAHGGEYFRPAIDGIFGRICMGCPKLLRFVLPLFTWIGKRGMKRHARMKRRV from the coding sequence ATGACCAAGGCAACCGATTTCTGCGAAACACCGCGCTCCGGCACGCGGCTGCCCCGTGCGGTTGTCACCGGAGGATCGGGGGGAATCGGGGTTCCTGTTGTCCGTGGCCTGCTCGGACTTGGTTACGAGGTGGTGGTGCTGAGCCGTCGTGCGCCGTCTTTGTGTGATCCGCACCTGTCCCATATTGTTTGTGATCTGGCCGATACGGGCGACATAGAGCGTGCCGGTTCAGCAATCGTGAGTGCCGGGGCGCCGATTGCGGTGCTCGTTCACTGCGCGGGAATCATTGAACCGGGCGCTATCGACGGGCTGAAGGCCGATGCCCTTCAGAGACAGATCGCCGTCAATTTCACAGCGCCGGTTTTCCTGACCTCGCTTCTTCTGCCGCTGGTGAGGCGCGGGGGGCATATCGCATTCGTCAACTCGCTGGCGGCGGTTTACCCGCTTCCGGAGAGTTCTGTTTATGCCGCGGCAAAGGCCGCTCTGAGAAGTTTCGCTCTGGCGCTGACAATCGAGGCCAAGCCGCGAAAAATCTCCGTATCGTCGATCTTTCCCGGTGCGGTGGATACGCCGATGCTTGAGCAGGAAATGCAGAGTGGCGGCTCGGTCCTGAATTTCGTCAATCCGCCCGCAACGCCCGAAAGCGTGGCGGCGACGGTCATCAGGGCGGTTGAGAGCGCCCACGGCGGGGAGTATTTCCGGCCCGCGATTGACGGCATATTCGGGCGTATCTGCATGGGTTGTCCGAAACTTCTGCGTTTCGTGCTGCCTCTTTTCACGTGGATCGGGAAAAGGGGTATGAAAAGGCACGCGAGGATGAAAAGGCGGGTCTGA
- a CDS encoding mechanosensitive ion channel family protein: MFGICKRQDDQVSALKKDLFQGFFLCLMALFMMSPAFADDAPDQDSLIAVPATVVSDNALNSLEASIRSVYQARIDVRKTGGVHKIAVNELAQQASTDEASAKGMVARLEPYEKTYKNLLDVLGTAPAKDASSEPASITRQRQLLLRAQNDLNSRLMRARLYALEARALSEVLSQRTDAVQQALLLQSFASPVTPTFWLSVSNEFSATEQSVLTLYSEARKTIIQDVRGWRIARLLGAFAAAGCLIAAPFLLLRQVRRAAARVLPDGRLRRVTAAALFAPLCLVCASLSAGALWLGLTGGDMPDGSALASMAGMISTQIPLIGFILGAGFATLSPTNPDWRVLPISDNAAKALRWHVVWFALLIFFRGALRYFDMEAGLGQTTVQLLDAGFILLAAPLLLSIPLQIERHPAPIAEGGVVRQSMLGRVTRMLLSLVSVFSIIAMLLGYIPLGYTTLSWVCSMVITLFGLALVYLLVNDFSRTELLSAGRIGRYFVSMGMPDRIIDQMMTVLSGLFSVFLLFVAVAVAQSGGDFDFGVISGNIGKVVLGQSIGGVTLSFDVLLKCLLIPVVGHYSIKIVKRWLTKRFFPTTALDKGGQTSILTIFTYASWIGIILIVMSSIGVTVSSMTWVVSALSVGIGFGLQSIVQNFVSGIILLAERPVTIGDLVEIGGKTGDIRRISVRSTDIGLPDGSTLIVPNSQFITSAVRNATFGRPVGAMSFTIGLPLGTDLSKVIPLMDEALGTVEGLLATPAPSVTIADIQFDRVIVKISGKTASPRSVDGIANEARLVVWDALEKNGIVASQESSG, from the coding sequence ATGTTTGGAATATGCAAGCGGCAGGATGATCAGGTTTCCGCGCTGAAAAAAGATCTGTTTCAGGGGTTTTTTCTGTGCCTGATGGCGCTGTTCATGATGTCTCCGGCTTTTGCCGACGATGCGCCCGATCAGGATTCCCTCATTGCCGTTCCCGCAACCGTTGTCTCTGACAATGCCCTGAATAGTCTGGAAGCATCCATTCGGAGCGTTTATCAGGCTCGAATCGATGTGCGGAAAACAGGCGGGGTCCACAAGATCGCCGTGAATGAACTGGCGCAGCAGGCTTCCACGGATGAAGCTTCCGCCAAGGGCATGGTCGCCAGACTCGAGCCATACGAGAAGACCTACAAGAACCTTCTGGATGTTCTCGGGACAGCGCCCGCGAAAGATGCGTCGTCGGAGCCCGCTTCAATCACCAGACAACGCCAACTGCTCCTGCGGGCCCAGAATGATCTGAACAGTCGTCTCATGCGTGCGCGTCTTTACGCGCTGGAGGCGCGGGCTCTTTCGGAAGTCCTCAGTCAGAGAACGGATGCCGTGCAACAGGCCCTGCTTCTCCAGAGCTTTGCTTCCCCGGTCACACCGACATTCTGGCTGAGCGTATCAAACGAGTTTTCCGCAACCGAACAGAGTGTTCTGACGCTGTATTCGGAAGCCCGCAAAACCATCATCCAGGATGTGCGGGGGTGGAGAATCGCCCGTCTGCTCGGGGCTTTCGCCGCCGCTGGCTGCCTGATTGCAGCGCCTTTTCTGCTTTTGCGTCAGGTGAGGCGGGCAGCCGCCAGAGTGCTGCCGGATGGAAGGCTGCGGCGTGTCACGGCGGCGGCTCTGTTCGCGCCCCTCTGCCTCGTCTGCGCCTCGCTGTCCGCCGGTGCGTTATGGCTCGGTCTTACGGGCGGCGATATGCCGGATGGAAGCGCTCTCGCCAGTATGGCGGGCATGATCAGCACACAGATTCCGCTGATCGGTTTCATTCTGGGAGCAGGCTTCGCCACGCTCTCTCCCACAAACCCGGACTGGCGGGTGCTCCCGATCAGCGACAATGCGGCGAAAGCCCTGCGCTGGCATGTGGTGTGGTTCGCGCTGCTGATCTTCTTCCGTGGCGCGTTACGGTATTTTGATATGGAAGCCGGACTGGGCCAGACCACGGTGCAACTGCTGGATGCCGGGTTCATCCTCCTTGCCGCTCCGCTGCTTCTGTCGATCCCGCTCCAGATTGAACGTCATCCCGCCCCGATCGCGGAAGGTGGCGTGGTGCGTCAGAGCATGCTGGGCCGGGTGACGAGAATGCTTCTCTCCCTTGTCTCTGTCTTCAGTATTATCGCCATGCTGCTGGGGTATATTCCGCTCGGCTATACGACCCTGTCATGGGTCTGTTCCATGGTCATCACACTGTTCGGCCTCGCGCTGGTCTATCTTCTGGTCAACGATTTCTCCAGAACCGAACTCCTGAGCGCCGGGCGGATCGGCCGCTATTTCGTCTCCATGGGAATGCCTGACCGGATCATTGACCAGATGATGACCGTTTTGTCCGGTCTGTTCAGCGTTTTTCTGCTCTTTGTCGCGGTCGCCGTGGCGCAGTCGGGTGGTGATTTCGATTTCGGCGTGATTTCAGGAAATATCGGCAAAGTCGTGCTGGGACAGAGCATCGGCGGTGTCACACTCTCCTTCGATGTTCTGCTGAAATGCCTCCTGATCCCGGTTGTGGGGCATTACAGCATCAAAATCGTGAAACGGTGGCTGACAAAGCGTTTTTTCCCCACCACCGCTCTGGACAAGGGCGGGCAGACGTCGATCCTGACGATCTTCACCTATGCTTCGTGGATCGGGATCATTCTGATTGTCATGTCGTCCATCGGCGTGACGGTCAGCAGCATGACGTGGGTGGTCAGCGCCCTGTCGGTCGGTATCGGTTTTGGTCTCCAGTCAATCGTGCAGAACTTCGTGTCCGGCATCATCCTTCTGGCTGAACGTCCTGTGACCATCGGTGATCTGGTGGAGATCGGCGGCAAGACGGGCGATATCCGGCGTATCAGCGTGCGTTCGACGGATATCGGCCTTCCGGACGGTTCGACTCTGATCGTGCCGAACTCGCAGTTCATCACATCGGCCGTCAGAAACGCGACTTTCGGTCGTCCTGTGGGCGCCATGTCTTTCACCATCGGGCTGCCTTTGGGCACGGACCTGTCGAAGGTCATCCCTCTGATGGACGAGGCTCTGGGGACGGTGGAGGGGCTGCTGGCAACCCCGGCTCCTTCCGTCACGATCGCTGATATCCAGTTCGACAGGGTGATTGTGAAGATTTCCGGCAAAACCGCTTCGCCCCGGAGTGTTGATGGCATTGCCAACGAGGCCCGTCTCGTGGTTTGGGATGCGCTTGAGAAAAATGGAATAGTCGCCAGTCAGGAAAGCAGCGGCTAA
- a CDS encoding M16 family metallopeptidase: MTEGGLLDGVALFPQAVAREAETATRQMPSVARATLPNGLRVVVVQDRLAPVVTTELNYLVGSSEAPAGFPGTAHALEHMMFRGSDGLDKDQLAALGARLGGSYNADTTEDVTQYYYTAPAEDLDVLLRIEALRMKGLTLSEADWDKERGAIEQEVSRDLSSPAYRYISQLQSILFKGTPYEHDALGTRPSFDKTDAALLRKFYEQWYAPNNAILVIAGDVDPEATIGRVRDIFGAIPSKSLPERTPVKPAPAPAQTLTFPTDYPVGFATIAFPMPGQDAKDFAAADILSDVLASQRGALYQLVPAGKALFAGFEFAPKKSAGFGLALAAFPKGGDSGKVLTDVRAILSDIRKNGVPAELVEAAKVKEIAQLGFSSNSVSGLAESWSEALAFKNLQSPEDMIAAYRAVTPEEVNRLAARLLDPNRAVTAILTPENSGKPIEGKGFGGAESFASAPDKPVKLPDWAEKALARLEVPEAAKAPLVQTLPNGLILIVHPSHVSQTIEVAGLIRHNSDLQEPQGKEGVADVTEELFGYGTQKHDRLAFRKALDDVPAWESAGAEFSLRVPSNKFEQGMALLAENELQPAFPEQAFQIVRQQAAQEQAGQLQSPGYLFSRAVMGAVSPKGDPSLREATPKTLMGLSLNDVKAYYGAVWRPDMTTIVMTGDVSPEQARTVVEKTFGAWKASGPKPVVDLPTRPESKTSRSHVPDKSNVQDTVVLPESLGLTPTNPDHFLLTLGNEVLGGGFSSRLYRDLRVKTGYVYSVSSSFDWSRNRGAYSVSYGADPDKVGDARKAALRDIHAMQVSPVTDDELTVAKSSLLRGIPLGRASLGAIAGEYLRLIELGLPLDTPDIAAHAYYKATAADVQGAFSKWVRPDDLAEIVKGPQPRW, encoded by the coding sequence ATGACGGAAGGCGGTCTGCTGGACGGGGTTGCGCTGTTTCCTCAGGCGGTCGCCCGTGAAGCGGAGACTGCCACCCGACAGATGCCGTCCGTGGCCAGAGCCACTCTCCCGAACGGTCTGCGGGTCGTGGTCGTGCAGGACAGGCTGGCTCCGGTCGTTACGACCGAACTGAATTATCTGGTCGGCTCATCCGAAGCGCCTGCCGGCTTCCCGGGAACGGCACATGCGCTGGAACATATGATGTTCCGCGGCAGTGACGGGCTGGACAAGGACCAGCTTGCGGCCCTCGGCGCGCGTCTCGGCGGCAGTTATAATGCCGACACGACCGAAGACGTCACGCAATATTACTACACCGCTCCTGCCGAGGATCTGGACGTCCTTCTGCGGATTGAAGCCCTGCGCATGAAGGGGCTGACCCTGTCCGAGGCGGACTGGGACAAGGAGCGGGGCGCGATCGAGCAGGAAGTCTCGCGTGATCTTTCCAGTCCGGCTTACCGGTATATTTCTCAGTTGCAGTCGATCCTGTTCAAGGGAACCCCCTATGAGCATGACGCTCTGGGAACACGTCCCTCTTTCGACAAGACGGATGCCGCGCTGCTCAGGAAATTTTATGAGCAGTGGTATGCACCGAACAACGCTATCCTCGTGATTGCGGGTGATGTCGATCCGGAAGCGACGATCGGCAGGGTTCGCGATATTTTCGGGGCCATTCCCAGCAAGTCATTGCCGGAGCGCACACCTGTAAAGCCCGCCCCGGCACCTGCGCAGACCCTGACATTCCCGACAGATTACCCGGTTGGTTTTGCAACAATCGCTTTCCCGATGCCGGGGCAGGACGCGAAGGATTTCGCAGCGGCGGATATTCTCTCCGACGTTCTGGCAAGCCAGCGCGGCGCGCTTTACCAGCTTGTGCCCGCAGGCAAGGCGCTTTTCGCCGGGTTTGAATTTGCGCCGAAAAAATCAGCCGGTTTCGGACTGGCTCTTGCAGCGTTTCCAAAAGGCGGCGATTCTGGAAAGGTTCTGACGGACGTGCGCGCCATCCTGTCCGACATCCGGAAAAACGGGGTTCCCGCCGAACTCGTCGAAGCGGCGAAGGTCAAGGAAATTGCTCAGCTTGGCTTCTCATCCAACTCCGTAAGCGGACTTGCCGAAAGCTGGTCGGAGGCTCTGGCCTTTAAGAATCTCCAGTCGCCTGAAGACATGATCGCGGCCTATCGTGCCGTGACACCTGAAGAGGTCAATCGGCTGGCGGCGCGCCTGCTGGACCCGAACCGTGCTGTGACAGCGATCCTGACACCGGAGAATTCCGGCAAGCCGATCGAAGGCAAGGGATTTGGTGGCGCTGAATCCTTCGCCTCGGCGCCTGACAAGCCCGTCAAGCTGCCTGACTGGGCTGAAAAAGCTTTGGCCCGTCTTGAAGTTCCTGAAGCAGCGAAAGCACCGCTGGTGCAGACGCTGCCAAACGGTCTGATCCTGATCGTGCATCCATCGCATGTCAGCCAGACGATCGAGGTCGCCGGTCTGATCCGCCATAACTCCGATCTGCAGGAGCCGCAGGGCAAGGAGGGTGTTGCTGATGTGACTGAGGAGCTGTTCGGTTACGGCACGCAGAAGCATGACCGACTGGCGTTCCGCAAGGCGCTCGACGATGTGCCTGCGTGGGAAAGCGCCGGAGCGGAATTCTCGCTGCGGGTGCCGTCGAACAAATTCGAACAGGGCATGGCCCTGCTTGCGGAAAACGAACTCCAGCCGGCCTTCCCGGAGCAGGCGTTCCAGATTGTCCGGCAGCAGGCAGCGCAGGAGCAGGCCGGACAGTTGCAGTCGCCCGGCTATCTTTTCAGTCGCGCCGTCATGGGGGCCGTGTCGCCTAAGGGAGACCCGAGCCTGCGTGAAGCCACGCCGAAAACATTGATGGGCCTCTCGCTCAATGATGTGAAAGCCTATTACGGCGCTGTCTGGCGGCCGGACATGACGACCATTGTGATGACTGGAGACGTGTCCCCGGAACAGGCGCGGACAGTCGTGGAGAAGACGTTCGGAGCGTGGAAAGCGTCCGGTCCGAAGCCCGTTGTCGATCTGCCGACGAGACCGGAGAGCAAGACCTCACGCTCGCATGTGCCGGACAAGAGCAACGTGCAGGATACCGTTGTTTTGCCGGAGAGCCTCGGGCTGACGCCAACCAATCCTGACCACTTCCTGCTGACGCTGGGAAATGAAGTGCTCGGCGGTGGTTTCTCATCCCGCCTGTATCGTGATCTGCGCGTGAAGACGGGCTATGTCTACTCCGTCAGCAGCAGCTTCGACTGGAGCCGTAACCGTGGCGCCTATTCGGTGTCGTATGGAGCTGATCCGGACAAGGTTGGTGATGCCCGGAAAGCGGCGCTGCGTGACATTCACGCCATGCAGGTTTCTCCGGTGACCGATGACGAACTGACTGTCGCCAAATCATCGCTTCTGCGGGGTATCCCGCTTGGACGCGCCAGCCTCGGGGCAATTGCGGGCGAGTATCTGCGTCTGATCGAACTGGGTCTGCCACTTGATACTCCCGATATTGCGGCGCACGCCTATTACAAGGCGACAGCCGCTGATGTGCAGGGAGCTTTCAGTAAATGGGTCAGGCCGGACGATCTGGCCGAAATTGTCAAAGGCCCTCAACCACGCTGGTAA
- a CDS encoding ABC transporter ATP-binding protein, with protein sequence MFSTDAHPSLEKKQAATSRPDAPLLSLRDVGQSYHRDSSTDVQILDGVSLDVKPGEIVGLLGRSGSGKSMLLRIMAGLLTPSSGTVLWRGTTLKRPIAGLAMVFQSPSLFPWLNLQDNVELALEANGMKGKDRKQRAEEAIDLIGLGGYENAWPHELSGGLSQRAGLARALAVHPDLLLMDEPFSSLDVLIAENLRTDLVELWCEKKLPVQSILMVTHSIEEAVLMCDRILVFAANPGRIEHEVVVPLVHPRLRDDPSFVEIVDHIYTLMTRRTPVVSEADLPDTTIGQTVQPRHLPIAAVSVGSMVGLIEVLAAPPVNGRADLPFLAAKAHLELDDLFPLVEALQILELAEVEDGDLLLTHEAQRFAESEFDERKTILRHALLNALPLVKTICAVLDERPSHTVGADRFREELGESMSAAYAQQTLQTIIAWARYAELFDYNEESDQLFLNRDSAT encoded by the coding sequence ATGTTTTCCACTGACGCCCACCCCTCTCTGGAAAAAAAGCAGGCTGCCACATCCAGACCTGACGCGCCGCTCCTGTCGCTACGCGATGTGGGCCAGTCCTATCATCGGGATTCCTCAACGGACGTCCAGATTCTCGACGGGGTTTCACTGGATGTGAAACCCGGCGAAATCGTTGGCCTTCTTGGACGTTCCGGGTCCGGAAAATCCATGCTGCTGCGTATCATGGCCGGTCTTCTCACACCCAGCAGCGGCACAGTGCTCTGGCGCGGTACGACACTGAAACGTCCCATAGCCGGACTGGCTATGGTGTTTCAGTCCCCTTCCCTGTTTCCCTGGCTGAATCTCCAGGACAATGTCGAACTGGCCCTTGAAGCAAACGGCATGAAGGGAAAAGACAGAAAGCAACGGGCGGAAGAAGCTATCGATCTGATCGGCCTCGGAGGGTATGAAAATGCCTGGCCGCATGAACTGTCCGGCGGTCTTTCACAGCGGGCCGGACTGGCGCGCGCTCTTGCGGTTCATCCCGATCTTCTGCTGATGGATGAACCCTTTTCCTCGCTCGATGTTCTGATAGCGGAGAATCTTCGCACGGATCTTGTCGAACTGTGGTGCGAGAAAAAACTGCCGGTGCAATCGATCCTGATGGTGACGCACAGTATCGAAGAAGCTGTGCTGATGTGCGACCGTATCCTTGTCTTTGCGGCCAATCCCGGTCGCATCGAGCATGAAGTCGTCGTCCCTCTTGTTCATCCACGCCTGCGCGACGATCCTTCCTTTGTTGAAATCGTTGACCATATCTACACATTGATGACACGACGCACACCCGTCGTCTCGGAAGCCGATCTGCCTGACACGACAATCGGACAGACCGTTCAGCCCCGACATCTCCCGATCGCGGCTGTTTCAGTGGGCAGCATGGTGGGACTGATAGAGGTACTGGCGGCCCCGCCGGTCAACGGTCGGGCCGACCTTCCCTTTCTCGCGGCGAAGGCGCATCTCGAACTCGATGATCTGTTTCCTCTCGTCGAGGCACTGCAAATTCTCGAACTCGCGGAAGTCGAGGATGGCGATCTTCTGCTGACACATGAAGCCCAGCGTTTCGCGGAAAGCGAATTTGATGAGCGCAAGACGATCCTGCGCCATGCCCTGCTCAACGCCCTGCCTCTGGTCAAAACGATCTGCGCCGTTCTGGATGAACGCCCAAGCCATACGGTTGGGGCGGACCGTTTCCGGGAAGAACTGGGAGAAAGCATGTCCGCGGCTTACGCCCAGCAGACCCTGCAAACCATCATTGCATGGGCGCGCTACGCCGAGCTGTTTGACTACAATGAAGAATCTGACCAGCTTTTCCTGAACAGGGACAGCGCGACCTGA
- a CDS encoding class I SAM-dependent methyltransferase, which yields MRKKIVMCSVMGLLAGTGLSVPHGVQAQPAFRGSQVRTLPIAAALSNKDRPEADRARDRTRKPAELLAFAGMGPGMKVADIMPGQGYFTRIFSNVVGKTGHVYALVAAERVAEKPSAADAVKAIAAEPAFSNVSVLAESMLALSLPEPVDMAWTSQNYHDVYGRGVEAALAFDRSVFNILRPGGVYMVIDHVAAAGSTEDTAKTLHRIDPALIRSQVEKAGFVFESESSALRNAQDTHAASVFDETIKGHTDQVVYKFRKPAR from the coding sequence ATGCGCAAGAAAATCGTCATGTGTTCGGTCATGGGGCTGCTGGCTGGAACAGGCCTGAGTGTTCCGCATGGTGTGCAGGCCCAGCCCGCTTTCAGAGGCAGTCAGGTCAGAACATTGCCGATTGCGGCGGCGCTTTCCAACAAGGACCGACCAGAAGCGGACCGTGCGCGGGACAGAACTCGCAAACCGGCTGAACTGCTGGCGTTCGCCGGAATGGGACCGGGCATGAAAGTCGCGGACATCATGCCGGGGCAAGGTTATTTTACACGTATTTTCAGTAATGTTGTTGGAAAGACCGGGCATGTTTACGCGCTTGTCGCGGCGGAGCGTGTGGCTGAGAAGCCGAGTGCAGCCGATGCCGTGAAGGCGATCGCCGCTGAGCCAGCATTCTCCAATGTTTCGGTTCTGGCAGAGTCGATGCTCGCCCTGTCACTTCCCGAACCTGTCGATATGGCATGGACCTCTCAGAATTATCACGATGTTTATGGTCGTGGTGTGGAGGCCGCGCTGGCTTTTGACCGGTCGGTCTTTAATATTCTGCGTCCCGGTGGTGTGTATATGGTCATTGACCATGTTGCCGCAGCAGGGAGCACAGAGGACACGGCAAAAACGTTACATCGTATTGACCCGGCTTTGATCCGCTCACAGGTGGAAAAAGCGGGCTTTGTTTTTGAGAGTGAAAGCAGCGCCTTGCGTAATGCACAGGATACGCATGCCGCATCTGTTTTCGACGAGACCATAAAAGGACACACGGATCAGGTCGTTTACAAATTTCGCAAACCGGCCCGATAA
- a CDS encoding OPT family oligopeptide transporter produces the protein MPHSDTSRELTVRGLVLGALITVVFTASNTYLGLKIGLTFASSIPAAVISMAVLRLLGGGSLLENNMVQSQASAAGTISTVFAVFPALILIGHWNHFPFLETAGLTAVGGMAGVLFTIPLRRALVNDSPLPYPEGVAAAEILRAGHESASGEASHRGLKALIGGAAVSAAVSFASGGLRLLTDGATTTFALGASVFRLSSGFSLALLGAGYLVGAAGGLAMLFGYMLSWIVAVPWLTATTPNPDHLDAASFATSVWAHKVRFIGAGAIATASLWTLGELAIPVFRGIRSALGSTATSAERGAGTGADTGKDLSARTIMITGALLSVALFLLFSLFLYPFTAHFVVPALFGTVFLGVFGFLTAATCGYMAGLVGSSSSPISGIVLLATVLVCSLLMLMDHLALLPSVFSADDHHLAIAFAMVILSAIVAAASISNDNLQDLKTGQLVGASPWRQEGVLLLGCGIGALVVPPVLNLLYQAYGFTGAMPRPDMDPTHVLAAPQPAIVTMIASGIFRQNLDWSMLAIGAATGMALVALDRILRFRKLSLPPLAVGIGIYLPPSVSTTLAVGACLGWLVKKAASRRDGQTDEGTMIASGLIVGESLTGVALAAVSGLTGSDSFLAVGGGLPAPWNGVAGLLVFTAVCLWFARRVTKSGGA, from the coding sequence ATGCCGCATTCCGATACGTCGCGCGAACTGACTGTGCGTGGCCTTGTTCTGGGCGCCCTGATCACCGTCGTCTTCACCGCTTCCAACACCTATCTGGGTCTGAAAATCGGGCTGACCTTCGCCTCCTCGATCCCGGCGGCCGTGATTTCCATGGCCGTCCTGAGACTGCTGGGAGGCGGGAGTCTCCTTGAGAACAATATGGTCCAGAGTCAGGCCTCCGCAGCCGGAACCATCTCGACCGTCTTCGCCGTTTTCCCGGCTCTGATCCTGATCGGCCACTGGAACCATTTTCCCTTTCTTGAAACGGCTGGCCTGACGGCGGTCGGTGGCATGGCGGGCGTTCTGTTCACCATTCCGCTGCGTCGCGCCCTCGTGAACGACAGCCCTCTCCCCTACCCTGAGGGTGTCGCCGCCGCCGAAATCCTGCGCGCCGGACATGAAAGCGCCTCCGGTGAGGCGTCACATCGCGGCCTGAAAGCCCTGATCGGCGGCGCTGCTGTGTCAGCAGCCGTTTCCTTTGCTTCCGGAGGGCTGCGTCTCCTCACCGACGGTGCGACCACCACCTTCGCACTGGGCGCCAGCGTGTTCCGGCTGTCCTCCGGCTTTTCCCTCGCGCTTCTTGGTGCCGGATACCTTGTCGGCGCGGCAGGAGGACTGGCGATGCTGTTCGGCTACATGCTTTCGTGGATCGTGGCTGTGCCCTGGCTGACCGCCACCACACCCAATCCGGATCATCTTGACGCCGCATCCTTCGCCACGTCGGTCTGGGCGCACAAGGTCCGGTTCATTGGCGCAGGAGCCATCGCGACCGCTTCCCTGTGGACGCTCGGAGAACTGGCGATTCCGGTTTTCCGTGGTATCAGAAGCGCACTCGGCAGCACGGCGACCAGCGCAGAGAGGGGGGCCGGCACAGGGGCAGACACAGGGAAAGATCTGTCTGCGCGCACGATCATGATCACAGGCGCATTGCTGTCGGTCGCGCTGTTTCTGCTGTTCAGCCTCTTCCTCTATCCCTTCACCGCACATTTTGTCGTGCCTGCGCTGTTCGGAACGGTTTTTCTGGGAGTGTTCGGTTTTCTGACGGCCGCGACCTGCGGCTATATGGCAGGGCTGGTCGGATCATCATCTTCACCCATTTCCGGCATTGTGCTGCTGGCGACCGTTCTGGTCTGCTCGCTGCTTATGCTGATGGATCATCTGGCGCTGCTCCCATCAGTTTTCTCAGCCGACGATCACCATCTGGCCATCGCCTTTGCGATGGTTATCCTGTCAGCGATCGTGGCGGCGGCCTCCATCTCCAACGACAATCTTCAGGATCTGAAAACGGGGCAACTGGTGGGAGCCTCTCCATGGCGGCAGGAAGGCGTTCTCCTGCTGGGCTGCGGCATCGGTGCGCTTGTTGTGCCTCCCGTTCTGAACCTGCTTTATCAGGCCTATGGTTTTACCGGAGCAATGCCGCGTCCTGATATGGACCCGACACATGTCCTCGCAGCCCCTCAGCCTGCCATCGTCACCATGATCGCTTCCGGTATTTTCAGGCAGAATCTCGACTGGAGCATGCTCGCGATCGGTGCTGCTACCGGCATGGCGCTGGTGGCGCTGGACCGTATCCTGCGTTTCCGCAAACTGTCACTTCCGCCTCTGGCCGTCGGGATAGGCATCTATCTGCCGCCCTCCGTCTCTACGACCCTTGCTGTCGGCGCCTGCCTCGGATGGCTTGTCAAAAAAGCAGCCTCCCGCCGAGACGGGCAGACGGATGAGGGCACCATGATCGCCTCCGGCCTGATCGTGGGAGAAAGCCTGACAGGCGTTGCTCTCGCCGCCGTTTCCGGTCTGACCGGCAGTGACAGTTTTCTGGCGGTCGGCGGCGGCCTTCCCGCTCCATGGAATGGAGTTGCCGGCCTGCTGGTCTTTACTGCCGTCTGTCTGTGGTTTGCCCGCCGTGTCACGAAATCCGGAGGGGCGTGA